A stretch of DNA from Catenulispora acidiphila DSM 44928:
GCGCGCAGCGCCTTGACCGACTCCAGCCCGGGGATCGCGGTCAGCTGCCAGTCCGGGTCGATCCCCTCCAGGTCCGGGTCGGCCTCGGCGGCCAGGGCCGCGCACACCACGGCGAGATGGTCGATGTCCTCAGTCGGGCCGATCATGCCTCACCCCTTCGTCGTGTCGTCGGCAAGGCTCCGGTACAGGCCGAGCGCCCCGTGGCGCTGGACCT
This window harbors:
- a CDS encoding acyl carrier protein, giving the protein MIGPTEDIDHLAVVCAALAAEADPDLEGIDPDWQLTAIPGLESVKALRAVVRIEDACAIAIPDDFLFETNTVRQLADLVARLVEKSR